GGAGGCCAATACGGGAGCGAGGGCAAAGGCAACATTGCGTTTTTTCTGGCGCCGGAGTACGACCTACTTATGCGGGTGGGCGGCCCCAATGCGGGCCACAAAGTGCCAGTCGGCGGCGCATTCACTCACCGACTTCTGCCATCGGGAACTCGCGCGAATGAGCAAGCATTGCTGCTCATCGGCCCAGGTGCCACTCTTGATGTCGAGGTTCTTCTCAAGGAGATCGCCGACTGCGCGGTTGAGAAGGGGCGCCTTTTCATCGACCCTCAGGCGATGATCATTGAGCCGGACGATAAAGAAGCCGAGGGCCAGTTGAAAGCAACTATCGGTTCCACTGGCAAAGGCGGGGGTTCCGCGGCTTCTCGACGAATCATGGGACGTTCGGGGACGGTCACTCCGCCGGTCCGCCTCGCAAAAAACCTCCAGGAACTGGAACCTTACATCCGTCCCGCGCGCGAGGTACTCGAAGAAACCTTTCGTGCAGGCGGTCGGGTTCTACTTGAGGGGACTCAAGGGACTGGGCTCAGCCTGTTCCACGGGCACTACCCTCACGTCACGAGCCGGGACACGACGACGTCTGCAACCCTCGCTGAAGCGGGCATCGGTCCGCATAGGCTCCGCCGGGTGGTAATGGTCGTGCGCACCTACCCGATCAGGGTGGGAAACCCGATCCACGGCGAATCAGGCCACATGTCGCAGGAGCTCACCTGGGCAGAAATCGCGGAACGCTCGGGCCACGATGCTGCCATCCTGACGGCAACAGAAAAGGGCTCAGTCAGCGGGACCGAGAGACGAGTCGGAGAATTCGATTGGGAGCAGTTGAAACGTGCCGCCGACTTGAACGGCGCAACCGACATTGCACTCACTTTCACTGACTACATTGACAAACGAAATGAGGGGGCCCGCCGCTTCGAACAGCTATCTGACGATACTGTCAATTTCATAGAGGAGGTCGAACGCGTCGCGGCCTCGCCTGTTTCGTTGATAGGCACGCGATTCGACCGAAGAAGCGTCATCGACCGAAGAGAATGGTAGCGATATAGCGATATGGACACCGAGCAACTCATCGAGCTATACCCGCGGTTGTACCACATGGCGACCGCCGGAAGTTGGCCGTCAATTCAGCAGAATGGGCTCTGGACAACTGAGCAGATCGCGACATCGGCGGGGCTGGACCAAGAGCAGATTGATCATTTGTTAAGAGTTCGCAGGCCCCACTCCGTGCGCCTCGACCATCCGACCCTCGGACCGATGACAGTTCGAGACCAAGTTCCTCTGCGTCTAGTGCTTCTAGAACGTTCCCTGACCGATCTAACCGTTGAGGAATGGCTTGAGACGCTGAACAACCGTGTCTTCTTTTGGCTGCACGAGAGTCGACTCGCACGGTTGCTTGGAGCCAAGCACTACCGGAGGGAGGAGCACGACGTTCTA
This portion of the Microbacterium testaceum StLB037 genome encodes:
- a CDS encoding adenylosuccinate synthetase; translation: MTLAGETFVAQPRIVVLSGPVGSGKSTLAEQLVRDYGAAHVRTQELIKDEAARRGEDLAEERRALQIFGDRLDTETGGQWVANGVGRLIADGELDSSLVIIDAVRILRQIEHLRDAFPSRVTHIHLYAPDDALSARYERRRGVSHIVELESYSAVAENQTERNTRLLGEDADISIDTNRCSFGDVETRAAAALRLGGARSARLVDVLIGGQYGSEGKGNIAFFLAPEYDLLMRVGGPNAGHKVPVGGAFTHRLLPSGTRANEQALLLIGPGATLDVEVLLKEIADCAVEKGRLFIDPQAMIIEPDDKEAEGQLKATIGSTGKGGGSAASRRIMGRSGTVTPPVRLAKNLQELEPYIRPAREVLEETFRAGGRVLLEGTQGTGLSLFHGHYPHVTSRDTTTSATLAEAGIGPHRLRRVVMVVRTYPIRVGNPIHGESGHMSQELTWAEIAERSGHDAAILTATEKGSVSGTERRVGEFDWEQLKRAADLNGATDIALTFTDYIDKRNEGARRFEQLSDDTVNFIEEVERVAASPVSLIGTRFDRRSVIDRREW
- a CDS encoding DUF7002 family protein — its product is MDTEQLIELYPRLYHMATAGSWPSIQQNGLWTTEQIATSAGLDQEQIDHLLRVRRPHSVRLDHPTLGPMTVRDQVPLRLVLLERSLTDLTVEEWLETLNNRVFFWLHESRLARLLGAKHYRREEHDVLVLDTRSLIDAHGDRVRLAPMNTGSTLFPNNLTRGSDTFAKVADFNYEDRRRGRSLPDRIVELAVLDGVHDIARFVVGVQRRRGPDVVQEISLV